The sequence ctccacccacgctCTTTTAGGCCTtcctcttgcccttttagagcccttAATTTGTACCAACTGACTCCCTCCATGGCACATGACCAAACCGTCTAAGTCTACTCtcactcatcttattacctattagtgCTAATCTTAAATTTCCCTAAATgcgttcatttctaattctatacttcattctcttgccactcatccatttcaacatctcaacatcttcatctCAACTTCACTCATTACATGAATATATTGTTCCTTAACTggccaacattttgtcccataaagcatggctggtcttatagccatcctataaaatttccctttcagatTGAGTGGTACAAGACGATAACATacaactctagaggcacatcttcATTTCTTCCGCCCTGCTTAAATTCTATGGGCATCTTTTTTCGATCTCTCcgctcatgaattattgacccaagataatgaaagtggtcattttgggaaacttcttggtcaacaatcttaactaattcattgttcccactcctattgttactaaaattgtacTTCATATACTTGTTTAGTCTGACTAATtataaatcctttagattctaaggcCACCCCTCCATAATTCTAGCTCTCATCTTATCAATCTAAACTGTGccatttacctttcaaaaaaaaaaaaaaactatgccatttgcaaacaacataccgcatgggatctcttcctataAATGCCTCATTAACTCGTTCATAAACAATGTGAAAAGGTACAATCCCAATGCTGACCCTAgtgcaagcctacaataattggtaactcacttgtctctccgctagtggtcctcacatttgttattgctccctcatacatatccttaatcatataTTTATATCCTCCTAAGACTCCCTTCTTTCATAAGACCCActagattaactctctagggaccccATCCTGAGCTTTCTTTTAGTCAATAAACACCATGTGTtgatccttcctcctctccctatatttcttcatcaattgtgtaagtaggaaaatagcttcattGGTAGACCTCCCCAGCATTAAACGAAACTGATTTTTTAATGCATTCatctcatgccttagtctttgctcaatcactctttcccaaagtttcatagtatggctcataagtttaatctgCAACtctgtctcctttattcttataaataggtaccagtacttttcctttcattcagcTGGCATTTTCTTCActcttacaatcttgttgaataactttgtcaaccaaaataacatGGTATCTCCCATACTcttccaaacctctattggtatacTATCTTATCCAGGGGCCTTTcctgttttcatctttctcaaagcatCTTTCACTTGGATATCCTAATCTAACAAAAGTCCTATAGACTCCGACGTTATTTAAGTTTATGGCTCCTTTATCCCTATACTCCTAGTGTGcttgtcatttaacaagttctaaaaatagcttctacctttcattgatctcaATTGACATTCCACCAAATTATGGATAACAAGTTGAATGGCTTAAACTGAGTTACTTGCATTCCAAGTGTACAATTTCTCCATGCCTATGTATCAACCATCATGTTCTACTATTGTAACAAAGTTTCCTCTATTTAAAAAATAGGTGTCTTTGGTAGAAAGCAAGCATTCATCTATTGAgatttctctaaaccttaactgtTTGCAAATTCCCTTTTGAGGGTAGCGTATAATAGTTTGCACTAACATGTTGAAAGTTGCCTTGGGAGTGATGTTTGATGAACACGTACGTGTGGGCTCCTTAAGAAGAACAATAAGGATAAAAAGAAATCAGATTAAGGATATTGTCAGGGCTAGTGTTCAAATATGGCCTCCTCACATGGTTGGACCCTTGGGCAAATATGATAAAACATCGCTAACGTCATTAGTTAATTACTTGCAATGCATTTGCACGATGGGTTCATTCCCCCCGCCATTTATTTTAATTGAAAATGAAAAGATAACTGAAACATAGATAATTGATTGTCCAAGTATTTCTGCTACATAGGCTACTCTGTTCATTTCACTGGCTGTAGGGATGTCCAAAAAGAAGGACGGAGGAGTTGGCGTCTTTAGACTTAAAGTGATAAATGACAACTCTTAAGAACcaagagggagtgagagagataaCCTTGGTGGTGGTTGGGTGTGCTGATGATGATTGGGCAATTCTGGAAAAATGTGACTGAAAACTCTTAAGAAttaagagggagggagagagagatataaCCTTAGTGGTGGTGGTTGGGCGTGGTGATGATGATTGGGCATCAAAACGTGTTCGTTTTCTATGAGATTCTGGAAAAATTTGACTGGAAATATCAGTTATTTTATTGTTATTGAACTGGGTGGATACTTTTTTAACAGGCAAGACAAGCATATCTTATTGGAAACAAGGCTCTAGCAAAGGAACTAAGTGTAAAGGGGCATTTGCACAACATGCAGATGAAGGCTGCTCATGGGAAAGCTAGCGAATCCATTTACCGACAGAGGTTGGTCATtttccagctctctctctctctctctctctctctctctctctctctctctctctcacacacacacacacacacaaaacacgTGCGCGCTTGCACACATGCATACACCTCTCTAGGGTGTTGTTAGTAATGTCCCCAAAGCTTTAAGTTGGCATGCAGACAGTCAGTTGTCAATCTAGATTATCCACTCATCCATACCACCGGGGCAGGCCATGATGCAGTAATCACATCCAATTGTTTGATCCTAACCCCTTGAATGTTGGCATCTGTTATTGTAATTGCCCGGCCTTTACATGTGCCGTATCCCATGGTTAGCATCAATCCTCTAACCAAAGTGCTTCTTTGAAATCATAATCAATACACTATGGAGTATTTGAatggatgtttcaagatgatgtaCCAACCTGGTTTGTTTCTCCAATCAGTCTTGCCCTTTTAATTTTCATGAcattgattggatggctagggTCATCCAGTCAATGCAATTTTGCATCATGACCTGCGAATGGTGTTTATGGAATGCATGGACTGGATTGGCTTTTGGGTCTCATGTGTCATTTAGAAGCTTTCGGAGAATTTCCAACATGCGTGTTCACACAGTTTATAATCAGTGGTTGCACAACAAGCTGTTCCATATGCATTCATAAGTGAGGCTATCGGAACCTGGATATAATCTTTATGGGTGGGGGGGACATCAAATGGTGTGCACACATATGCCAGTTTGGCATTTGGGGATAGCTAGAGTAGCATAtgcatttttttgttttttattattcAAAAATCTGTGTTCATACTCTACACATTTTTATGCATCCATGCAAGGCTGTTACATGCATGTGTTCACGGACCCATGTCTTAATGCATGCATCTGTACCAAAGCTTGTCATGATTCCGTCAAAGCCGCCTCTTATTCTACCATTAGGGAGGGAGGGAGCCGTGATCTGGACTGTTCACCTGATGGGGTCCAATGTGGATGGACTACTGTCTGCCTGTTGCACAGATGACATTTGCCAATATCTTTGCCTGCAGTGGTCACATCAGTCATCAATTGGGCTGTTGATCCAATCAGTGAAACTTCTTTTTGCCATGGATGGTCCATGGTGGGGCCCGAGcagtgaacagtctggatcatggACCATATCCCCAAGAGCTCACGCACAAGACCGAATGGATAAGCCCACCAAGAGTTTTGTGAGGCCTCCGTGCTCGTAGACCCCTGCCCATCCACACTCAAGCACATATACCAATATGGTAAACGTGTGCCAGATCCGAGCATTCGGTAATGTGGGTTCCCACTGTTTAAATCTTCTGACCTAAAAATCAGGACGGATTGATGGCAAGAAATTTAAGCATCCACCATTTATTTTGTGCATTGTGGTTCCCCACCTGAGCAGTGCAGTCCATTTATGAGCCAGAAGATCTAATCAAgtggcctaccttaatgtaaATCTCGGATCACATGTTGTTTGTTTACGAATGGGCAGGGTTTCACTCTTGCTTGTGGCTTAGCAATCTCCATTCAACGTcatatgttttaaaattttaggctACATTTAGGTGCAGCTATGCTTGCTTAGCTGCAACCCAAAATAGCATTCGGTTgttttgttttgtgttttgtgttttgtgtgtttttttttttttttttgggtctttaGCTGGAATCGACGGACCATGGGAGAGGCACATAACTGGGGCAGTTCTCCACCGACCCTTTTTTCAGGAACCCAATATCTCCTGAGCTCCAGAGTTATGGAAGGGGACGGGATCGATTGATCGACTTGCATGGGTTGCACGTGAGCGAGGCCATATCCAAGCTTAAGCACGATCTAAGTGTCCTGAGGAGCATGGCAAGGTCCATGGGGCAGCGCCTGCAGGTCTTCATATGCGTGGGGACAGGCCACCACACCAAGGGCGCCCGGGCCCAGGCAAGGCTGCCGGTCGCCGTTGAACGCTACCTGCTGGAAGAAGAGAGCCTCGACTACACAGAGACGCAGCCTGGGATGCTGCGTGTTGTGATATATTGACACTGTAAGGTTTACATACAGAAATTCCATACTGTCCATTCTTGTGTAATGTGTATATGggaggaagagaaaaagaaaaaagcaaaaaagaaagcaGCAAGGCCTGGCCATGAAAGgggaaaagcaaaagaaaaaaaaagaaaaaaaaaagagggattaCAAAAACATTGTACCATTAACGTTAAACAGCGGTCGCAGCCGTGTCAGATTTTGGAAGTTTTCCGGCAGGCTGTGCGTGCCGTTCctacatcctttttttttttttttggttgtctaCCTGATagctagaattttatttttatttttaaccttcATTTCTGTTGATTTTCTCCATTgcttgtttctttttttctttctttaaaaaaaaagaaattttttttttgagaaaatgaTTTTACTTCGAACTCATTTTCCATTTGTTTTTACGAAGCGTCGTCATACATGCATGCGAGCAGGTGCGGTGAATTTCGATAGTGGTTTTAAGGCTGGAGACTCGGACGTGTATCGTCTGTGTTTATGACAGGGAAGGTTACAGTTATACATCTCTTCATTTATAGTTCTCTGATATTTACTAATTTGCGTCTTTATCTATTGGTATGACTCAACTACACCTCCTTTTGTAAGGGACATTTTTTCCACACGCTCATGCCAGCACACGAGACAATGAGCACTTGAACCTATgatcttagtgttgaaactcagtataccactaagccatgagtggGGACCCTCCTTTTGTAAAGGACATGATGCTTGTGTAAATGCAACCGGCTTTTTTGTGGGACGAAAATGGCTACTGGCTCATTTAACTCAACTTTGGATGACACGCCTAAAACTGCATTGAGTGATGTTTTCAATATCAGTATCCTGTTTTGACCATGTTTGGTTGCCCTGCTTTCTCAAAGGTTGGTGGACCGCCCGGATTATGTTTTGACCATGTTTGGATGCCCTGCTTTTTCAAAGGTTGGCAGACGGTTCGGGTCATGTTTTTACCAAATTTGGATGCCCTGCCTATTCAAAGGTTGGCCGACCGCAGGTGTTACACTGAAGTTTTTGGTGGAATTCATTCCATTCTGTGGCAGGGTATGATGGCTTGTTAACAAGCAAGCTTTTACAAGTCAATACCTTTGGCCTAAATCAACCCAatcataaccatctgatttgTGGGGTATGCTGTAGATATGGCATAGGCCAGCAAGCTTTGCTACAATTGCATGGGAAGCAAGGGCAAAAACCACGAAACATCCTGATATGGGTCTGTATGGGCAGTGAGCGATAGAAcaccgggaaaaaaaaaaaaaaaaaaaaccttgatggAAAGCACCATCATGACTCATCCTCCTCGCATGAGGCATTCATGTAGGCTATCTAGACCATCAAAATTGTGGGGTATGTTTTGAATGCAGAACATGTTGAATATCACGGAAATcaaccaatcctaaccatccaattgatagtTATTAAATGGACAGTTGGAAGCAAAATAGTGAGTGGTTCAAATTCCATGGGGGCATGGCACAATGGGGTCATCCAACTGGTGGGCTCTTCCTTGAATGGTCCATTATTCAGGCTCTGGTCCAtaattcaaaacctcgctgatgGGACAATCCCCACCATTCGGCTCTCACCAACAATGTTCAAAGTATTGGTATGGTATGTTTTTTAAATGCAGGCAATATGGAGAAATaatagaatttttttaatgaaattttaggagatgttaaaaatacacatatttagaaattaaaaatttacaaaaagaatgcatatataaaagtttttatttaatGAAGCCTAAAAAATATTTGTTATACATGAACAAAAAAGAATGCATAAACCAATTAACATGCAAATAAACATGCATAACGCATTTATAAATTATACAAATAAGAATATAAACACGATCCACATAATAAAATACACACGTATGATGATCCAATCATCTAACCATCAATCCATCTCATCTATGCATCCAACCATCTGtccaaataatttttaataaataaatttttgacGATattaatacattggcaatatcagTGAGACCTGGAATTAACTAAATGGAGAAAATTGGCGGTCTTGATACATCAGTAATGAAATTTTTTATACGAGCgggagatacagataatatcgaGGATACTATCGTAATACCGAAGGTACTCCGAACAATATTCACCTATGCTCGAAATGTTAGTATGCATGACACTTGAAATCGAAAcctagttgagttgactcagaaaATTGGGTGAGTTTCTTGAAAAATGGGACCAGTTTCTTAATGTTATTAAATATTGAAAGCATAAATAATATATGAATAATGTCGAGTTGTGCCAACTTGAGTCGTCCTTTTTCTTCCCGAGTTATGCTGAGTTCATTGCCACTCGAGTTTGCATGCACACGTGCAATGGGCCAAGGCATGGTTTCTTTACTTGTTGGGCCTGATGTCTAGGCCCACCAAAGCCCATAATCAGCCCTACACACTCTCCCATCAGAACTCATCAGATAGAATAATAGTAATGAGAACATAAACAAACTACATTGACTAGATTACACTAAAAAAACATAACAAGGAAAGAATACAACAGGGTTTTAATATTTTTGCAATTTAAACTGCACCCCCTACACATTTGAGTGTGTTCATACCATCCTCTCGACCGTCTGATCCtgtggtggcccacatcatcCCATGGTGGTTCTGCACGACCGCACTGACGGGCTCCACATCGCCGGCAACATGTACCTCCTGTTTGTAACCCCATACGCGTTAAAGCTAACATTGCTCTTGGGGTCCACTAACACCTCCCCGGGGTAGCCGGGATAGGCTCCGGGCCCGAAAATACCAGCACAGGCCGTTACGGCCTCTAATGGCGCCAGCCGGTCACCCTGGAAGTAGCCATTGTTGAATGGATTTGTCGCAGTGCCAGCTAGTATAGTAGCGATATTTATGATCATGCCGTCGATGCCAACATCACCGTTGGGTGCACCCAAGGGTGCACTTGGTGGGCCATATGGGCCCACACCAAAGGGCCATGCACATTCCCCTACACACTGTTTCCTTGCATTTCCAATCCACCCAAACATTACTCTAGAGTGGTTAGAGATGGCCAATGTCTCATGGTAGCCACATGATCCCACACAGAACCTGTCCACACCTACATCCTCAGCCGTCAATACTAAGTAGATGCCCTTATGACGGTCGATCGGTAGGGCCCACTTGGCGATCGCTCCACGTACCATCTTCTGTATGGCGCGTCGGCTTAGATAATGTCCCAGGCTATAACGCTCGTCGTGTGTCTGTTTCGCCACACGTACTCTACGAGCCACCGTTGCACCACTGGTGTCCTTGTACTGtttggtggcccaccaccatgatcGAACGGACAGGTCCATCAGTTTAGATCGACTGTTGAATGATTTGAAGAAGTCCAGGATGATGGACTTTTGGTGGACTGTGAAGTCGCCATACCAGATAATGTACACGTTTATGTGGCCTGGGCCGACGATTAGTGGGCCCTTGTGGTATGGTAGAATCAACGGTTGAGGAGGGAGTAGAGAGGACAAGCTTAGGGAGGGATGGTATGGGGGTGTGTTGGAAGAGATagagattgagaaagagagagaaaggaggagaatacTGAGAAGAGCCATTGTAGAAAGATTGTATGGGAAGGTTTGATCAGGGTTGCGTTTTTATATAGGGATTTTTACTTAAAAGTTCCTCAAGCTTTATGATTTTACCACATAAAGCCTCTATTTCTGGGATAATAACCAAAATGCGTTGTATATTTTTTCTCTAGGAAGTGGGGAATTccagaattgtggggcccacgaggttTATATTTCACATcaaatccgttcataaggtgtaTCTCAGCATGATGATCATAGGTGCGAAAAATCTAGCCTATcaaataatcaggtgggccacagataaaatgatttaaactgcccaaaaacatccaaattcaagtgtggcccatctgatgatcagccttaTCTTTGCTTCGTAGGATCCTTATGGCGGGTTGCAtcgattggacgggttggatggcatacacaaaCCACCCAAGCCGCTCGACTGCaatatatgaggttattttggtcatttcaatAAACAAAGCCTATTCCAGTAAATTCAGAAATCCTGAGGATAAAAATTCCTTTTATAATACAACTGGGGATTAGGTGATGGTTGTCTTCCAACATGAGAAAGCAAAAAATGTAAAATGACTCGTGCGAGTCCCACTGCAAGGGACGGACCACACGCGCCCACGTGGCATGCATGACAGAGATCTGAGCCacttatcacatgggccccacatagtgcaAATTCCCCAGTAAAAAATTCAGCCTTGCAGGCCACACAGGTACATCGCCTGTCGACTGTTGGCTGATTCAgtttaaccgtccatttcttttgtgcatgtgtggcccaccaatctgatttttgtccTGGACATCTGCATGGCCTGCGCCTcccgatgaacggcttggatctctcaCCCATGTGCTGCATTGGTTTTTATGAGCCGCGAGTATGATAAAATGCGGTTCAACTCGCGCGAGTCAAGGGCAGAGATGAAGTATTAGGaaaatgatcatggcccaccaatcAACCATTCCAGGCAGCTGCCCACCGTACCTTGTTTTGGGGCCACTTAAATAAAGACGTGGAGTCCTTTGTGGACAGCACTAATGTAATTATATTCACTTTGGTTTTGGAAGGATTTTAAAATTCCTGCCTTAGCTTTAATTATACTCATATCTAAtcatttataattattattagcCATTTTAATTAGTATTAAATTTCAGCCGTCCACTTTAGACTCCTAAGCTCTAGAGAATTCGATGAGTGGTTAGGAGTGCAAGTTTCAAAACAAGTGAACTGCCAAAAATATCTGTACTTACatttgagaatatatatatatatatatatatatatatgggaaaaggttctatacggtcgagctcatgggaactccccatgaggtcgagctgtgtgggcccatcatgatgtatgtcgaacatctaccccatcagtcagatgcaccattccatagtgggcctagggtttaaaaatcaagtgaacatgtgacttttgtgggccacaccacatacaaaagttgagaggggttaccctccattaaaacattcataattattttttgggcccactgagatgtggttcacaaatccagcccatccattatgtgtgtcccacttggatgaggggtcaaaccaagtttcagatgcatccaaatttcaggtgggccccaccaagtgcttttatatgttttaggcatgtcttcacatgattttagatggtatggcccacctgagttctgtatacggctgatttttggga is a genomic window of Magnolia sinica isolate HGM2019 chromosome 15, MsV1, whole genome shotgun sequence containing:
- the LOC131228001 gene encoding protein EXORDIUM-like 2, giving the protein MVRGAIAKWALPIDRHKGIYLVLTAEDVGVDRFCVGSCGYHETLAISNHSRVMFGWIGNARKQCVGECAWPFGVGPYGPPSAPLGAPNGDVGIDGMIINIATILAGTATNPFNNGYFQGDRLAPLEAVTACAGIFGPGAYPGYPGEVLVDPKSNVSFNAYGVTNRRYMLPAMWSPSVRSCRTTMG